The following proteins are co-located in the Oscillospiraceae bacterium genome:
- a CDS encoding flavodoxin — translation MNSVIYATKTGNTKKLALAVAKGAGTAAQSVEEAGAISGVDTLFVGASVYAGKIDEKLRGFLVNLTPNTVRRVVVFGSAMGKRSALTEIRSLLTANGVAVYDKEFFCKGQFLLFNRNCPDAGDLANAEAFAREMVGGR, via the coding sequence ATGAACAGCGTGATTTACGCCACAAAGACGGGCAACACAAAAAAACTCGCGCTTGCCGTGGCAAAGGGCGCGGGCACAGCCGCGCAATCGGTGGAGGAGGCCGGCGCAATCAGCGGCGTTGATACGCTGTTTGTCGGCGCGTCCGTGTACGCAGGCAAGATTGACGAGAAACTGCGCGGTTTTCTCGTCAATCTCACCCCCAATACCGTGAGGCGCGTTGTGGTATTTGGCTCGGCAATGGGTAAGAGGTCCGCGCTCACGGAGATCCGCTCACTGCTCACGGCCAACGGCGTCGCCGTATACGACAAAGAATTTTTCTGCAAAGGGCAGTTCCTGCTTTTCAACCGAAATTGCCCTGACGCCGGCGATTTGGCGAACGCGGAGGCATTCGCGAGAGAAATGGTCGGAGGGCGGTAA
- a CDS encoding MarR family transcriptional regulator has product MSDEGLRLNNQLCFPLYAASKAVVARYTPFLDEIGLTYTQYITMMVLWEIKTIGVKELGKRLYLDSGTLTPVLKRLEGKGLITRERSKEDERTVTIGVTDLGNQLKVQAAQVPLKMAACMPLSREEAAVLYELLYKLLEQSVLRL; this is encoded by the coding sequence TTGAGCGATGAAGGACTCAGGCTGAACAATCAACTATGTTTTCCGCTTTACGCCGCGTCAAAGGCGGTCGTGGCAAGATACACGCCGTTTCTGGATGAAATCGGGCTGACCTATACGCAGTACATCACAATGATGGTACTGTGGGAGATCAAAACGATCGGTGTAAAGGAACTCGGCAAGCGGTTGTATCTTGACTCCGGAACGCTCACGCCCGTGCTGAAGCGGCTTGAAGGCAAAGGGCTGATTACCCGCGAACGCAGTAAAGAAGACGAACGCACGGTAACCATTGGCGTCACAGATCTGGGCAACCAACTCAAAGTGCAGGCGGCGCAAGTGCCGCTGAAAATGGCAGCGTGTATGCCGCTGTCACGCGAGGAGGCGGCGGTCCTGTATGAGCTGCTCTACAAGCTGTTGGAACAATCGGTTCTCCGATTATAA